One window of the Verrucomicrobium sp. genome contains the following:
- a CDS encoding DUF971 domain-containing protein — MIQERVAPANVALIGEELAIAWSDGKESYLKLDALRKHCPCARCGGEPDLLSPSPRRAPAPENPAAYRLRSWRVVGGYAFQPTWEDGHDTGLFTYRFLRELSHA; from the coding sequence ATGATTCAGGAACGGGTGGCCCCCGCGAACGTCGCCCTCATCGGCGAGGAACTGGCGATCGCCTGGAGCGACGGGAAGGAAAGCTACCTCAAGCTGGACGCCCTGCGCAAACATTGCCCCTGCGCCCGCTGCGGCGGCGAGCCCGACCTCCTCTCCCCCTCCCCCCGCCGCGCCCCCGCGCCGGAGAATCCCGCCGCCTACCGCCTCCGCTCCTGGCGCGTCGTCGGCGGCTACGCCTTCCAACCCACCTGGGAAGACGGCCACGACACCGGCCTCTTCACCTACCGCTTCCTGCGGGAGCTTTCCCATGCCTGA